A part of Leptospira neocaledonica genomic DNA contains:
- a CDS encoding TetR/AcrR family transcriptional regulator produces the protein MKLAPSGSRRQDNKTKNRNAILNAARRVFATIGFEACSTREIIRESGLAQGTFYNYYKDKESVMQDIADELAEGIRKGIREARAKAETPLAFLSDAYFAVFQVMMQDRIHLDLLTRNRDIIRGYLFQGGSMTYILEELDSDLERMVGLGGFPAHPIRITSVMMVAAGFEAMVLLAKEDGYNLRKLSDYLGLLFQGGITNVSKVIQEDRELLGG, from the coding sequence ATGAAACTAGCACCATCCGGGTCCAGAAGACAGGACAATAAAACAAAAAATAGGAATGCGATCTTAAACGCGGCTCGCAGAGTTTTCGCTACAATCGGATTCGAAGCATGTTCCACCAGGGAAATTATCCGAGAAAGTGGTCTGGCACAAGGCACATTCTACAATTATTATAAAGATAAAGAATCCGTAATGCAGGACATTGCAGACGAATTAGCTGAAGGGATCCGAAAAGGGATCAGAGAGGCAAGAGCAAAAGCGGAAACTCCTCTGGCTTTTTTAAGCGACGCATACTTTGCGGTTTTCCAAGTGATGATGCAAGATAGAATTCATTTGGATCTATTGACCAGAAACAGGGACATTATACGGGGGTATTTATTTCAAGGAGGTTCGATGACCTATATCTTGGAAGAATTGGACAGTGACTTGGAAAGAATGGTAGGGCTAGGAGGTTTTCCCGCTCATCCAATCAGAATCACTTCCGTAATGATGGTGGCAGCCGGCTTCGAAGCGATGGTCCTACTCGCAAAAGAAGATGGTTATAATCTTAGAAAATTATCCGATTATTTAGGCCTTCTTTTTCAAGGAGGGATAACCAATGTGTCAAAGGTTATCCAAGAAGATAGGGAGTTACTCGGGGGATAA
- a CDS encoding phytoene desaturase family protein, with translation MDFSSEEYDICIIGSGPNGLAAASVLAGSGLSVLILEASDTIGGGLRTKELTLPGFHHDVCSAAHPMGILSPYLKTLPLEKHGLKWIEPEASVAHPLDGESAVLLKLSLEETAENLGADKKSYIKLISPFLKNPEGLLSDALAPLGIPKHPFLLARFGLLGLRSAKSIANSWFKEERAKALFAGCAGHSIFPLEKLLSGALGLLFSLTGHVRSWPVVEGGSAMIAKSLESYLKGLGVKIQTNYKITNLSQLPKTKAILFDTSPDQLGSVAGNTLSSSYIRRISSYNYGPGVFKMDWALDGPIPWKDPSCLQASTVHVGGKLSEIAKAESEVWSGKHPDRPYMLVVQQSQFDSTRAPKGKHTGYAYCHVPSGSTKDMAEILENQIERFAPGFKDRILARHSMNTKDFYSYNLNYIGGAITGGAADLPQAFFRPIAKLNPYTTPDPHIYICSGSTPPGGGVHGMCGYYAAKTVLKKIHKLKSIRYHK, from the coding sequence ATGGATTTCAGCTCCGAAGAATATGATATTTGTATCATAGGATCCGGCCCGAACGGATTGGCAGCAGCCTCCGTCCTGGCTGGTTCCGGACTTTCCGTTTTAATATTGGAAGCTTCGGATACAATCGGCGGCGGATTAAGAACAAAAGAATTAACCTTACCGGGTTTTCACCATGATGTTTGTTCCGCCGCCCATCCTATGGGCATTTTATCTCCCTATCTCAAAACACTTCCTTTGGAAAAACACGGACTCAAATGGATAGAACCGGAAGCTTCTGTGGCACATCCTTTGGATGGAGAATCTGCGGTACTTCTAAAATTGTCTTTGGAGGAAACCGCGGAGAATTTGGGTGCAGATAAAAAGTCTTATATAAAACTCATCTCTCCTTTTCTAAAAAATCCGGAAGGACTTTTGTCTGACGCGTTAGCTCCCCTTGGGATTCCAAAACATCCATTCTTATTAGCAAGATTCGGATTATTAGGTCTACGATCTGCAAAATCGATCGCAAATTCTTGGTTTAAAGAAGAAAGGGCTAAGGCATTATTCGCAGGCTGCGCAGGGCATTCTATTTTTCCGTTGGAAAAACTTTTAAGCGGGGCACTCGGTCTTTTATTCTCCCTTACGGGACATGTTCGGTCTTGGCCGGTCGTAGAAGGTGGATCCGCGATGATCGCAAAATCTCTGGAATCTTATCTTAAGGGTCTCGGAGTCAAAATCCAAACCAACTATAAGATAACAAATCTTTCGCAACTTCCAAAAACGAAGGCCATCCTTTTTGATACGAGTCCCGATCAACTTGGATCGGTTGCAGGAAATACATTATCTTCTTCTTATATACGAAGGATCTCTTCCTATAATTACGGACCCGGAGTTTTCAAGATGGACTGGGCATTGGACGGACCCATACCCTGGAAAGATCCAAGTTGTTTGCAAGCTTCCACCGTTCATGTAGGCGGAAAACTTTCCGAAATCGCAAAGGCAGAATCGGAAGTATGGTCAGGAAAACATCCAGACCGCCCCTATATGTTAGTAGTCCAACAAAGCCAATTCGATTCGACCCGAGCTCCTAAAGGAAAACATACAGGTTATGCATATTGCCATGTACCTTCGGGCTCCACAAAGGATATGGCTGAAATTTTAGAAAACCAGATCGAAAGATTCGCACCCGGATTCAAAGACAGAATATTAGCCAGACATTCGATGAATACAAAAGACTTTTACTCCTATAATTTAAACTATATAGGAGGAGCGATCACTGGAGGAGCAGCAGACCTTCCTCAGGCATTTTTCAGACCGATCGCAAAACTAAATCCATATACCACACCCGATCCTCATATTTACATTTGTTCCGGATCCACACCTCCAGGAGGAGGAGTTCACGGAATGTGCGGATACTATGCAGCCAAAACAGTATTAAAAAAAATTCATAAACTAAAATCTATTCGTTATCACAAATGA
- a CDS encoding DUF3556 domain-containing protein — protein sequence MFLPKAPPYDALAWAKMSFADRARLSCQAWAVQGYGSPLGAYIVYVLKIALYIAGWIYFCSFSPGLGAWDTISWWFVPVAFQKAIVWSLLFEVLGLGCGSGPLTGRYFPPVGGFLYFLRPKTTKMPLFEGAPIIGGRTRGILEIVAYASVLVYSVLCLIHPAPGFEQFLPIIIGLVIAGILDKTVFLAARAEHYWVTIVVFAFAQNWIAGAMIVQLSIWLFAGFSKLNSHFPSVVCVMASNSPFTPFAWFRKAMYKNYPDDLRPSSTAIAKANMGIVLEMGTPIVLFTAIMTGSQTVLYLGLGMMVFLHSYITSNFPMGVPIEWNFLVVYSAFFLFGANPTITPFQLDSAPVAAFLFVFSLALPLIGNIRPDWISFLLAMRYYAGNWAVSVWMFKEDSYKKLEKLTKTSGWLYDQLDMFYERKVSVGLVSKVMAFRLMHLHGKAFQKLVPKAVKNFEKYEWVEGELIAGMVVGWNFGEGHLHSEQLLRSVQAQCGFKDEELRCIFIEGQPLGKSTINYRIHDAEKGLIEDGKIEVADLKELQPWPTK from the coding sequence ATGTTCCTTCCTAAAGCTCCCCCCTATGATGCCTTGGCCTGGGCAAAAATGTCGTTCGCAGACAGGGCCCGTTTGTCCTGCCAGGCCTGGGCAGTCCAAGGTTACGGCTCCCCCCTCGGAGCTTATATCGTATACGTTTTAAAGATCGCATTGTATATTGCAGGTTGGATATATTTCTGCTCTTTCAGTCCTGGACTCGGGGCCTGGGATACCATCTCTTGGTGGTTTGTTCCGGTAGCTTTTCAAAAAGCGATCGTATGGAGTTTACTCTTCGAAGTATTGGGCCTCGGTTGCGGAAGCGGTCCCTTAACCGGAAGATACTTCCCTCCTGTAGGCGGGTTCTTATATTTTTTAAGACCTAAGACTACAAAAATGCCTTTATTCGAAGGAGCTCCAATCATCGGGGGAAGAACCAGAGGAATTTTAGAAATCGTAGCTTACGCTTCGGTTCTAGTTTATTCCGTTTTATGTTTGATCCACCCTGCTCCAGGATTCGAACAATTTTTACCAATCATCATTGGTTTAGTCATTGCAGGTATATTAGATAAAACTGTTTTTCTCGCTGCAAGAGCGGAACATTATTGGGTCACCATCGTAGTATTTGCATTCGCGCAGAACTGGATTGCAGGCGCAATGATAGTCCAACTTTCCATCTGGTTATTTGCAGGATTCTCCAAACTTAATTCTCACTTTCCAAGTGTAGTTTGTGTGATGGCAAGCAATAGTCCTTTCACACCGTTCGCATGGTTTAGAAAGGCGATGTATAAAAATTATCCGGATGATCTTCGTCCTTCTTCCACCGCAATTGCAAAAGCGAATATGGGAATCGTTCTGGAAATGGGAACTCCGATCGTTTTATTTACAGCAATCATGACTGGTTCTCAGACGGTCCTATACTTAGGACTCGGGATGATGGTATTCCTACATAGTTATATCACCAGTAACTTCCCAATGGGAGTTCCGATAGAATGGAACTTCTTAGTGGTTTACTCAGCCTTCTTCTTATTCGGAGCGAATCCAACCATCACTCCTTTTCAATTAGATTCTGCACCTGTTGCGGCTTTCTTATTCGTTTTCTCTTTGGCTCTTCCATTGATCGGAAATATCAGACCTGATTGGATTTCCTTCTTACTCGCAATGAGATATTACGCAGGAAACTGGGCGGTAAGCGTATGGATGTTCAAAGAAGATAGTTATAAAAAATTAGAGAAGCTCACCAAAACTTCTGGATGGTTGTACGACCAATTAGATATGTTCTACGAAAGAAAAGTATCCGTAGGTTTAGTGAGTAAGGTAATGGCCTTTAGACTCATGCACTTACACGGAAAGGCATTCCAAAAGTTAGTACCAAAAGCCGTTAAAAATTTTGAAAAGTACGAATGGGTAGAAGGTGAACTGATCGCAGGAATGGTAGTAGGCTGGAACTTCGGAGAAGGTCACTTGCATAGCGAACAACTACTTAGATCCGTACAAGCACAGTGTGGATTCAAGGACGAAGAATTACGCTGTATCTTTATAGAAGGACAACCATTAGGAAAATCTACTATTAATTACAGGATCCACGACGCGGAAAAAGGATTAATAGAAGATGGAAAGATAGAAGTTGCCGATTTGAAGGAACTCCAACCTTGGCCGACTAAATAA
- a CDS encoding ATP-binding cassette domain-containing protein: MQSSIVAKDVSFEFSDGRILFQNFNFSLGQERIALVGPNGIGKSYLAKLISGEIETSKGKISRNSTVSHLPQREKPEQITVEEYLQNYSWSLLGEKLLAGIDRKHFCNQLSGGQWMRVRLAEKLEDQFLILDEPTNDLDGEAKKVLIRFLQDYKYGLLLISHDRECLKLCETILELSNLGLNKYGGGWNSYEETKERERKNSEAALEKARRERDIAQAERIEQIDRQERKNRKGTKSASKGGTPKILLGARKRNAQTTSGKLNYSSLEKANDKIQEVYNVMDRLKIDPVMYADLSGKEIPSQKLIAEAKDFNVRFQEWIYQENLNFSWKGNVRIVIKGPNGSGKSTLLQALLGSNFETRGSITLGKLNTLYIDQRCNQLEDSKSVFENIRDVSNLDESEIRNGLAKFLFFKDNVFQKVHTLSGGERLRAALARGLLSTEKAELLLLDEPTNNLDLGNIEFLESLISEFKAGVVIVSHDESFLENCGIQEEFTIKHILNVTN; this comes from the coding sequence ATGCAATCAAGTATCGTCGCAAAGGACGTCTCTTTCGAATTTTCGGACGGACGTATTCTATTTCAAAATTTTAATTTTTCTTTAGGGCAAGAACGTATCGCTCTTGTGGGTCCAAACGGAATCGGAAAGTCTTACCTTGCCAAATTGATCTCAGGAGAGATCGAAACTAGCAAAGGAAAAATTTCCAGAAATTCTACAGTATCCCATCTACCTCAAAGAGAAAAACCGGAACAAATCACTGTGGAGGAATATTTACAAAACTATTCCTGGTCACTCCTTGGTGAAAAACTTTTAGCAGGAATTGATCGAAAACATTTTTGCAATCAATTGAGCGGAGGGCAATGGATGAGGGTCCGGCTCGCAGAAAAACTGGAAGACCAATTTTTAATACTGGATGAACCTACAAACGATCTGGACGGGGAAGCAAAAAAAGTTTTGATCCGATTTCTACAAGATTACAAGTATGGGCTTCTACTTATATCTCATGATCGAGAATGTCTAAAACTCTGCGAAACAATCTTAGAATTATCCAATCTTGGTTTGAACAAGTACGGAGGTGGATGGAATTCGTATGAAGAGACAAAGGAAAGAGAACGAAAAAATTCTGAGGCTGCCTTGGAAAAAGCAAGAAGAGAAAGAGATATTGCCCAGGCGGAAAGAATAGAACAGATCGATAGACAAGAAAGAAAAAATCGCAAAGGTACAAAATCAGCGTCCAAAGGTGGTACACCTAAAATTTTATTAGGAGCTCGTAAAAGAAATGCACAAACCACTTCTGGAAAATTAAACTATTCCAGCTTAGAAAAAGCAAATGACAAGATCCAAGAAGTTTATAATGTAATGGATCGATTAAAAATTGATCCTGTCATGTATGCGGATCTTTCCGGAAAAGAAATACCTTCTCAAAAACTAATCGCAGAGGCAAAAGATTTTAATGTGCGTTTTCAGGAATGGATCTATCAGGAAAATTTAAACTTCTCTTGGAAAGGAAATGTTAGGATAGTAATTAAAGGTCCAAATGGATCCGGAAAATCCACCTTATTACAAGCTCTATTAGGGTCCAATTTTGAAACAAGAGGATCTATTACATTAGGGAAATTGAATACCTTATATATAGACCAAAGATGTAACCAATTGGAGGATTCTAAGAGTGTCTTTGAAAATATAAGAGACGTTTCCAACTTAGATGAAAGCGAGATCAGGAATGGACTGGCTAAATTTTTATTTTTCAAGGACAATGTTTTCCAAAAAGTACATACGCTTAGCGGTGGAGAACGTTTGAGAGCGGCATTGGCAAGAGGACTATTAAGCACGGAAAAAGCGGAACTTCTACTTTTGGATGAACCCACAAATAACCTGGATTTGGGGAATATAGAATTTCTGGAATCACTGATCAGCGAATTCAAGGCGGGGGTTGTGATCGTTTCGCATGATGAGTCGTTTTTAGAAAACTGCGGGATCCAAGAAGAATTCACGATAAAACACATTCTAAATGTGACCAATTAG
- a CDS encoding helix-turn-helix domain-containing protein has protein sequence MKYGQQEYDFDDGILFFMAPGQVFRIEIGNDRKPEHSGWILLVHPDFIWNSTLAKNIRKYEYFDYSVNEALFLSEKEEIVLNDIVSNIRQEYHSNIDKFSQDIIISHITTLLNYAERFYHRQFITRKITNHKLLDRLEEILVEYFREGDLRQKGLPSVQYVADLLNVSPKYLSGLLNVLTGQSTQQHIHDKLIEQAKERLSTTDLPITAIAYELGFEHSQSFSKLFKSKTKLTPVEFRRSFN, from the coding sequence ATGAAATACGGGCAGCAGGAATATGATTTTGACGATGGAATCTTATTCTTTATGGCTCCCGGTCAAGTTTTTAGGATCGAGATCGGTAACGACAGAAAACCGGAACATTCCGGATGGATCTTACTAGTCCATCCGGACTTCATCTGGAATTCAACATTGGCGAAGAATATTCGGAAATACGAATATTTTGATTACTCGGTGAACGAGGCCTTATTCTTGTCGGAAAAAGAGGAGATCGTATTGAACGATATTGTAAGTAATATTCGGCAAGAATATCATTCCAATATCGACAAATTTAGCCAGGATATCATTATTTCTCATATTACCACTCTACTCAATTATGCGGAGAGATTTTATCATCGTCAGTTTATCACAAGAAAGATCACGAATCATAAACTCTTGGATCGTTTAGAAGAAATTTTGGTCGAATATTTTAGAGAAGGAGACTTGAGACAAAAAGGTTTACCTTCGGTCCAATATGTAGCGGATCTATTGAATGTTTCTCCGAAATATCTAAGCGGACTACTAAACGTATTAACCGGTCAAAGTACTCAGCAGCATATACACGATAAATTGATTGAACAGGCAAAAGAAAGATTGTCTACTACCGATTTGCCGATAACCGCAATTGCTTATGAGCTCGGTTTCGAACATTCTCAATCCTTCAGTAAACTATTCAAAAGTAAGACAAAACTTACTCCAGTGGAATTTCGTCGTTCGTTCAATTAA
- a CDS encoding SDR family oxidoreductase, with product MKIIITGSLGHISKPLTKKLIQKGHSVTVISSNPERIKEIEAIGAIPSIGKMEDKEFLSQTFQGADIVYAMEAIGYESFFDHNLDIMETIRRIANSYKVAIEQSGIKRVIHLSSIGAHTNSNNGILAFHHEAENILQKLPSNVSIKFMRPVGFYYNMFAFIQTIKTRGAIISNYGGDEIEPWVSPSDIADVIAEEIEKPFEGRSIRYIASDEVSPNEIAKILGETIGKPDLKWLVISDEEALNGMIAAGMNPKTAKGFMEMNASRRGGVLYEDYFRNRPILEKTKLKDFAKNFASAYEQMK from the coding sequence ATGAAGATTATTATTACCGGTTCACTCGGACATATAAGTAAACCGCTTACCAAAAAATTGATTCAAAAAGGCCACTCAGTTACTGTCATCAGTAGTAATCCGGAGCGGATAAAGGAAATTGAAGCGATAGGCGCTATTCCTTCCATCGGCAAAATGGAAGATAAAGAATTTTTATCGCAAACCTTTCAAGGCGCGGATATAGTCTATGCCATGGAAGCAATCGGTTACGAGAGCTTTTTCGATCATAACCTGGATATAATGGAAACAATTCGTCGGATTGCAAATAGTTATAAAGTAGCTATCGAACAATCTGGAATTAAACGAGTGATTCATTTGAGTAGCATAGGAGCACATACAAATTCGAATAACGGGATACTCGCCTTTCATCATGAAGCGGAAAATATTCTACAAAAATTACCAAGCAATGTTTCGATTAAGTTTATGCGGCCAGTGGGATTTTATTATAATATGTTTGCATTTATTCAAACGATAAAGACGAGAGGAGCGATCATATCCAATTATGGAGGAGATGAAATAGAACCCTGGGTTTCTCCTTCGGATATTGCGGATGTAATTGCAGAAGAAATCGAAAAACCGTTCGAAGGAAGAAGTATTCGATATATCGCAAGTGATGAAGTTTCGCCTAACGAAATCGCAAAAATTTTGGGAGAAACGATTGGAAAGCCGGATCTGAAATGGTTGGTAATCTCCGATGAAGAAGCATTGAATGGAATGATTGCAGCCGGGATGAATCCAAAAACAGCAAAAGGTTTTATGGAAATGAATGCTTCCAGAAGAGGAGGAGTATTATATGAGGACTATTTCCGAAATCGGCCAATATTGGAAAAGACCAAATTAAAAGACTTTGCTAAAAATTTTGCTTCGGCTTATGAGCAAATGAAGTAG
- the vapB gene encoding type II toxin-antitoxin system antitoxin VapB → MNRAKIFKNGDSQAVRLPKEYRFKGKEVYIHKEGEIVILTPIQDAVDRFWNTLNEFSSDFKIERDQPKDYDRRDPI, encoded by the coding sequence ATGAATCGAGCCAAAATATTCAAAAATGGAGACAGCCAGGCTGTTCGTCTTCCGAAAGAATATAGATTTAAAGGTAAAGAAGTCTATATCCATAAGGAAGGAGAAATCGTAATATTGACTCCTATACAGGATGCTGTAGACAGATTTTGGAATACTCTAAATGAATTTTCCAGCGACTTCAAAATAGAAAGGGATCAGCCTAAGGATTATGATAGGCGTGATCCAATATGA
- the vapC gene encoding type II toxin-antitoxin system tRNA(fMet)-specific endonuclease VapC — MNKYLLDTNICIYIINQRPDSVYKKFKKVALENIYISSITEFELYFGVEKSLHKEKNRRALADFIGYLNILPFDSNSSAIAAKMRFSLEKSGKPIGPFDLLIASQAISNDHILVTNNEKEFKRIKELKLDNWL; from the coding sequence ATGAATAAGTATCTTTTAGATACAAACATTTGTATTTATATCATAAATCAAAGACCCGATTCAGTTTATAAGAAATTTAAGAAGGTAGCTTTAGAGAATATCTATATCTCTTCTATTACGGAATTTGAATTATATTTTGGCGTTGAAAAAAGTCTTCATAAAGAAAAGAATAGGAGAGCATTGGCTGATTTTATTGGATATTTGAATATATTACCATTCGATAGCAATTCATCAGCAATCGCTGCTAAAATGCGTTTCAGCTTAGAGAAATCAGGGAAGCCGATAGGGCCTTTTGATCTATTAATAGCATCTCAAGCTATTTCTAACGATCACATCCTTGTGACTAATAATGAAAAAGAATTCAAAAGGATTAAAGAGTTAAAACTAGACAATTGGTTATAA
- the omp85 gene encoding Omp85 family outer membrane protein produces the protein MFSLRHFFLVCILIPVSIFSEGEKVAIDLNESKRLSKQELEEKRNGWYATGLPVFSEDPVRGQGYGARGFLYQNGNRKDPYFEFQPYKYRFGAQAYKTTKGADYYEFTFDSPFLFDTAYRLKTSISYSTNKNSQYFGIGTDTLREIQYRDRNQPTGELKNGGSFSDLEDALSYRRPSSPGSVYPYESNVLYNTYEFRSSTATFSVDKTFWGAFRWIIAPEFSQNVIRTYDYPNGRIATNGDYYSVARDPATGWGSTYPNGTSKLTQDYQAGLINGYHGGNVNYIHVGLAYDTRDFEPDPDSGVLLEMNYSSSAKRAGSDFEFEKFFTQGKFFYMPFPKLFEELVVAGRAGLHYSKGEVPFSEYRYMWSIDGPINGLGGLQTLRGYRQERFIAPMIGFGNLEIRWRFGTFKFWDQLVTLSLVPFYDFGRVWNGYHDISTQGYKFSYGTGLRIIWNQATVILIDYAKSREDSQLFIDIGQIF, from the coding sequence ATGTTTTCCCTTCGCCATTTTTTTCTAGTCTGTATCTTAATCCCTGTTTCGATTTTTTCAGAAGGGGAGAAGGTTGCAATCGACCTGAACGAATCCAAACGTCTTTCCAAACAAGAGTTGGAAGAAAAGAGAAACGGTTGGTATGCAACTGGTCTTCCTGTTTTTTCGGAAGATCCTGTGAGAGGACAGGGTTACGGAGCCAGAGGATTTTTATATCAGAACGGAAATCGTAAGGACCCTTATTTCGAATTTCAACCTTACAAATATAGATTTGGTGCGCAAGCGTACAAAACTACTAAAGGTGCAGACTACTACGAATTTACTTTTGATAGTCCTTTTCTTTTCGATACTGCGTATAGATTAAAGACTAGCATTTCTTATAGTACGAATAAGAATTCTCAGTATTTCGGGATCGGCACTGACACATTACGCGAAATTCAATATAGGGACAGGAACCAGCCTACTGGTGAACTGAAAAATGGAGGAAGTTTTTCCGATCTTGAGGATGCACTTTCCTATCGCAGACCTTCTTCTCCCGGATCCGTTTATCCGTACGAAAGTAATGTTTTATATAATACGTATGAATTTCGTTCTTCTACTGCTACATTCTCCGTAGATAAAACTTTTTGGGGAGCTTTTCGTTGGATTATCGCTCCTGAGTTTTCTCAGAATGTGATCCGCACTTACGATTATCCTAACGGAAGAATTGCAACCAATGGAGATTATTATTCAGTTGCAAGAGATCCGGCTACCGGCTGGGGTTCTACTTATCCGAACGGAACTTCTAAACTTACCCAAGACTACCAAGCTGGTTTGATTAATGGATATCATGGTGGAAATGTAAATTATATCCATGTTGGTCTTGCTTATGATACTAGAGACTTTGAACCGGATCCTGATTCAGGCGTTCTATTAGAAATGAATTATTCTTCTTCTGCGAAACGTGCCGGTTCTGATTTCGAATTTGAGAAATTTTTTACACAAGGGAAATTTTTCTATATGCCTTTCCCGAAATTATTCGAAGAACTTGTGGTCGCAGGAAGAGCAGGGCTTCATTATTCGAAAGGAGAAGTTCCTTTTTCAGAGTATCGTTATATGTGGTCCATTGATGGTCCGATCAACGGATTGGGTGGTCTTCAAACTCTTAGAGGTTATCGACAAGAAAGGTTTATTGCGCCTATGATCGGTTTCGGAAATTTAGAAATCCGTTGGAGATTTGGTACATTCAAATTTTGGGACCAGTTAGTTACATTGAGCCTAGTTCCATTTTATGATTTCGGAAGAGTGTGGAATGGATATCATGATATTAGCACCCAAGGTTATAAATTTTCTTACGGAACCGGTTTAAGAATTATCTGGAACCAGGCAACGGTCATACTCATCGATTATGCCAAGTCCAGAGAAGATTCCCAACTTTTTATAGATATAGGCCAAATCTTTTAG